The Loxodonta africana isolate mLoxAfr1 chromosome 6, mLoxAfr1.hap2, whole genome shotgun sequence genomic interval AAACTAGGCAGAGATGAGTTGTTTCCCTGGAACATCTCACCTGAGCTCTACCCAAATTGCAGAATTGTGAGCAAATGAATCAATGAttgttaagccactaagtttggggGTAGCTCGTTAAGCAGCAATAACTGAAACAAGGGGGATTTTTTAAAGTATTGCTATAGTGCACGTTATGCATCCCCTTCAGAGTAGTTGAAAAGAAGGCAAGTAAAGAACTTTATTTTGAAATTACAGTTTTGGTTACTGGAATGTGTTTATGTTTAACATCACTCTGTGAGTGAACTATATGAGTAATGACTTCATAAGCATTATGCAGAATAAAAAAGAGGAGGCTATCTGCTGTGACAGCAAGCTGTGACAATAGTTATGTGGGCACTTGGGAAAATTAGTTAAAATCCTTAACACGGTACGAATATGAAATTAAGGTTTATATCCTAAAGAGATGTGAGTAGTGATGGTACCATATTCCACCACTTCCATCaaatgccatttaaaaaaattccatGTAACTAATTCAGTTGAGGAAGAGAAAATGTCTTATGTTGGCCACTAATCTTGtttaacggagccctggtggtgcagtgtttaagagctcagctgctaaccaaaaggccagcagttcaaatccaccacccgctccttggaaaccctatgtggctgttctactctgttctgtagggtcactatgagttggaactgactcgactgcacctaacaacaataacaattttatTTAACACTGCAAAAACTAAGCCCTGGGTGGCCACTCCAAAGTGGCAGAATGAAACTTTCAAGACATCTGAAattggttctttttaagatttagaATCTTGTTTTACAGGATGTCATGGAGAACAGGGGTTGTATTTCCCTTGGATGTGAGCTGAAATGAAGGTGCTACCTAACGTAAATAGGCGAGTTGTCTTGAAATCAGTATCATCCCACTGGGTCAGATATGTGGTTTATTCAACTCAGGATAGTATGTCCGCTAAGcaattagaggagccctggtggtccagtagttaagatctcggctgctaaccaaaaggtcgaccgttcaaatccaccagctgctccttggaaaccctatgtggcagttctactctgtcctatagcgttgccatgagtcagaaacaacttgacagcaacgggtttggtttggttttcgtaaGCAATTAGAAAATGTTGTCTTCCTTCTTGATATTCATCATGAAGATTAGGTAATTATGAGCTAACACAATTGCTCAAGTATGGTATTTAACTCAATTTTTTCTCTCAGGTTTGCTAGGCATTTGCTAAGAGCAAAATTTGATTGCTTTCATTCAAATGCATTGACATTGCCTTCAGTGTCTATTCCTCTAGGCTTTGAATGTATCTCTATTAGAACctgttgctctcaagtcgattccgacttatacggaccctacaggccagaatagaactgccctccctgtagggtttccaaggagcagctggtggcttcaaactgctgacgttttggttagcagccaagctcttaaccactgtgccaccaaaaaaaagccctttggAAATTAGTTTACAAACCTATTTCTTCCACTAGATGGCGAGCCTAACTAGTGACAAGGAGGGCTCTGTCAACTTCATCTAGACATCCCTTGTGCCTAGTCTCACCCTCCATCCCACCACGTTCCATTCCACCATGGCCTCATCTTGCCCTTGTCTTAATCATGACTATTTTTTGGCCTTGACCATGGATTTCCCCATGCGCAGAAAAATGTGACAGACGTGGTTACAGCTTTCTATTGTAGGCTTAAGTATGTGATTTGTGAAAACAGTCCACCAAACTGGCATCCCAGTAAAATTAGGGGTACATGGAAAGTGTCAAGACATCGGGGTACAGATCATATTACTATCGTTACATACATATAGGACAGCCACCACACTCGcccttttcctgcaaattctggaGAGCCTCAAAGATAAAGTCAGCAGATGTTaatcagtttttatttttattttctttgtcttcattACAGTTGTTCATGTCTCTGTAAAAGCACCAGAGAGCACCAAGTTTATCTTCAAAAATGctggggaggttttttttttcctggttgaagtaataataattaaaaaaaaaaaaaggtgaaagttCCTCAGAAAGTAGATGGAGTCCAGCACCAAGCATTTGAGTAATGTCCCTGGCCTGGTGTGGGGAGAGCATGGCTGACCCCTCTGGTTTGATTCACAGCAGTTCTTTCAACAGTTTATTTCTGTAACATGACCAAGCAGTGAGTGCCAGCTGGATTACAATCCCCTAGGAGCCAGAAAGATACCAACCTGACGGCACAGGAAAAATCGTGTTTATGGTTAAACTCTAGAAAGGTCCGAGTGAGTGAGGTTTTGAGTGAGGTTGCACCAAACAACAGAAGACTAAATCTGGTTTCTTTGTGTTGAGTATTACTAATCCTTgttggggaaggggagggaagtggGGAGTTTGGCAAAAGCAATCTCTCCCTTCACAGTCTTTAATCTGTAGATTAGATTAAATATCACCACCACTATCCCATGTCTACCACAGGAAAAGAGTTGGGCTACTATTTTATAGCTGTCCTCTCCTGACcattattcctttaaaaaaaaaataaacctgaaACCATACGACATTGCAAAACGTTTAATCGCAAAGGACACAAGGTGCTTCTTAGCtaatatttacatataaattatCTGGGTAAAGTTCTGGCCAAAATAAATTAGTAAATAAAACTGTATTAACAGTTTGGTATTCTAAACATATTTAAATAATCATAATGAGCCAGAGACTCTTACTTGTCTACCAAAATAATgcttcttcccttttctctccGGTTAGCATAACCCCAATATTTAGCCAGGAATATTACTGCCCAGCCAAAAGACTATATTTCTCAGCCCCTTTTGTACCTGAGACCATGTAACTAAGGTCTGGTCAATGAAACATAAGAAGCAGGGTTGAGTGGGACTTCTGGGAAGTCTTCTTAAAAGGGAATGGTGTgttcttccttccccttcctctATTCTGCTGCCAGAAACACGGATGTGGTGAGTGGAGATGCCGTCTCCATCTGGAACGTTAAAAGATATGGACAATGAGGGCCACATCCTATTAATGGTAATGGAATAGAAGAAGCCTGAGACCTTGATGACTTCATAGGGTCCCTGATGTTCTGCCTCCAGTCTTCTATAACATCTATCTTGTTTAAACCAATGGCATTTTAGGGTCTTAATAATATGCAGCTAAATTTAAATCTTAGGGATACAAGTCTTTACTTCTGCTATTCTGTGGCAGCCCTGCTTCTTAAATGTTTCACTCCATCTCTATTATCTCCCCGGTGGCTGTGGTCTCCCCGAGCCTCCTTATTCTCTCTACCACGTCGGTCACATACTCCCCTGGGTTCCAGACCCAGGAACACCTCCAAGCTCCTGAACTGACACTACTGAGCTCCCTGTCTCAGATAAATTGTCACTTTAGGGCAGGGAAGAAAAGGAGTTTGTTCATTAGGTAGACTACTTTGGCACAAGTTGCTTTTCAGTTTCCTGCCCTCCTGGAATTATCAAGATCGTAGGACAGACCAACGTTGTATAGGATTTTCTGGAAGAACTGTGGGAAGGGGTATTTAAAGAAAGAATTCTCTGGAATTGGAAGATGATATAGAGACTACAGGGGCCAGAGAGGAAGTAAATTGTTCAGAGTTTAGACAGTGGAGGTTTCTACCTCCTGTGCAGGGTCCTTGTTGGAGAGATTGCCTGAAATATTGTCAGATTCAAGCAGCTCCACAATGCTGTAGGGAGAGCAGTCCTCCAAGCCCAGCTTGCTGCAGAGCCAACCACAGAAGCCTTTCTCCATGTCCCGAGCAGCTTGCCACCATGCTCCCCAGGACCAGGAGAGTTGCACCACAGCGGCATAGAGGCCCAGGGAAGAGGCCATGGCCATGATGAGCACTGGATAGAAGAGAATAAGGCAGGGGCAATATGAAATCTTATGCCAGAAAGTCCTCTCCTCATTGTACACAAGGAAGATGTTATACCAAGTGATGGTGCCATAGTAGAAAGAGACAACAAAAGAGAGGACAAAAACCACAGGCAGGCAGACCAGTGTCCAGAGGACTACATGGGGCCCACGATCTGCTCCCACCtggcagacctttcttccttcGGATCTTGTTTCCCTTGACAATTCTTTAGGCTTGGTCAACTCCTGCAGCTCCTTCTCTGTCAATGTGACATGGATGTCTACCATCTGACCCTTTTTCTTCCCCCGCGTGATGGTCCCAGTTAACGTGACATAGCGACTGTCCAAAGGCATGTTCCACATACCTACAGGGCACAAAGGGGGTGAAAGTTCAAGATCAGAAAAGGGAACATTTCATCACTGTTGTCCCCTGAGGTTGGTGCCGTGTATGCAAATATCTGTTTTCACAACATCTGGCACAGTGCTGGACAGAAGTCAGTGACTGACTGAAAGGGCCTCCCTAGGAAAGGCAGCCACTGGTATTATGTCTCTCACAGTGAACTCGCACAGATCTGGCCACTGATGAAATTGTGAAACAGGTTAAATTTGTTTTTCATGTCCTCTGTCTACCTTTCTGGGCCTCCATCTTGGCAGGATCTCCATGATATGGAGGGGTGTGAGGGAAAACTTTCAACTTATCAAAACATCCACACCCTCATTTTATATTAAAGACACAATTTTATATTGATTTTACTTCTAGTTTACAAGTCCAGTGAAAATATTATTCATGAATATCATCTATTGTTTGTGAAGATTATGTGTGGGCATTATACACCATATATATACTGTATGTATGTAGGCATTCATACATACATAACCATACACAtatgcatgtatacatacattcatatatataacATGCACACACATTATGGAGCAAAGGCAAGAAACAAAGCCCCTGATGGGTAGCCCATCCCCCTTCTTCTCACGTCTATCTCTGTGCTCCCCTGAGAGAGGTTCTCCACACAGGCCTGTGGACTTCCTAGCTGGCATATTCAGACACTGTCCACTCACACACATGCCTACCGCCACCACGGCCAAACATCCATCCTTTGGCCACTCTGGAAGGGAATTTGGATATATTAAGGCAGGAAATTCCGTGGTCCTTGGCATGTGAAAAGGTGGTCTAGAACTTGGGTGTGTTGGGGTGGGACAGTATACATACTCTAGGCAGGTAGGTCCCCTGGTCCCTGTAAATTCTTGCCCCATGGTTAGAAAAGGGCCAGAGCCGAGCCATCTAAAGAGCAGGGCCCAGGATAGTGGCAGGGTCTCTGGCTGCCCAGACATAAAGGTTCTACTGTTCCCCAAACACCTAACACTTTCACAGTCTCTCTTACCTTAGTGAATGACACCACTGTCTATCCTCTCCAATGTTCATGTCAAAAACCCAGGAGTCATCACTGAGTCTTCTCTTTTCTGCACCACTACCTCCAGTCCTTCAGCAAGGTCTAAATCACACTCCGAATTCATCCACTCTTTACTAGCTATCTCTCTTGCTATAACCCTAGTCCAAGGCTCTGCATTCACACTATTGTGGCTGCAGTGCTACAGTAGTCTTCCATTAGCTTCCACTCTTTCCCCGTGCAATTCATTCTCCACAGAGAAGGCAGAgtggtctttttaaaaatataaatgagtCTCTCCTCTGCTTAAAAGTCTTCTATTGATTTCCCCCTGCACTTATAACGAGCTCCAAATTCCTTACTATGATCTACAAGGCCCAAACACTGACTACCGTTCAGACTTCCTGTCACCATTCTCTCTTTGTTGCCtacacactgttgttgttatatgccatcaagtagattccgactcacagtgaccttataagacagagtagagctgccccgtagggtttcctaggctgtaatctttacggaaacagatcaccagctcttttgtGGATTGGCTGCTAAgtctgaatcaccaacctttcaattagcagctgagcgcttaaccattgtgccaccagggctgcctacACACTAGTCACACAGAAATCCATCCCATAAACAGGGCACAGGGAGACTCACCATCATCCACAGGATAGTCTAGGAAATCATCTCCCTCCTCCTCTTTAGGTCGCTctctgccttccaattcctcTGGCTCCTCCTCCATTTTCTCATTATCTGACCGGTAGATGATGATAGATTCTGGGCGggactctttctttttctttttcctgcgaCTCATTGTGGATTCACCATTCAGGGCCAAGGCAGCAGCCACAGCCTTCCtcagagagccctggtgggggCTTGGGAGCTGGCTCTCGCCTTCTGCTGGTGCCAGCTCTTCCATCCCCGTTCTCACAGCAGGCTATGTTTTGGGAAAAGTTCAACTTGCTTCAGACAAACTCACAATCCACATATCATAGAGCTTTTTTCAGGATGGGGTTATGCAAAGATGTCCCAAGGATACAATCCACCTGAAAGAAGGGACATGAAAGCCATGAATAGGGAGCAAGTAGGGTGAGATGGAGAGGAGTTTGGGAAATGATCTTTTATTTGGCAGAAGCCTTCTCCTCCCTTCACTTCTCATAAAAGTTTATTTTGGGAGTGCCGTGGAAATACTTTTACAAGAATGGGTTGTTGTGAATAAATGTTATTCAACACATGTACAATTAGTTACAATaatatttttgtcatttacaCATATAATATTATGTGAACCATCAATCCAGTTGGGGGATGCAGAGTATAGGGAAGTTGGGTGAGGAAGCCCCCCAGAGGGATGGAAATTAAGCACATCTCTTAACTTCCACCAGAAGCAGAGAGTCCTGTGGCTGGGACCAAACTCCAGGCTTTGGGCTATCTATCGCATCGTACATTGCAACTACACCCAAATAGATGAATGCAACTTTGAGCAagccacctgttatggattgaattgtgtcctccaaaaacatatgttgtaaatcctactataCTTGTGATTATAACTCCATTTAggagtagttttctttgttatgtcaatgaggcagtattagtatagtgtgtgtcttaaatcaatatcaatatcttgttgttgttattaggtgccgttgagtcggttcggagtcatagcgaccctatgcacaacagaatgaaacactgcccggtcctgagccatccttactatcgttgttatgcttgagctcattgttgcagccactgtgtcaatccacctcgttgagggtcttccccttttctgctgaccctgtactctgccaagcatgatgtccttctccagggactgatcccttctgacaacaaaTCAATAtcttatgagatataaaagagaaaaccgCAAGAAAGCAGAAATggagaaagatagatgccacatcacATGAGATCTtgaaggaaccaagaaacagaagctgcaaagagacaaggacattccttcagagccaacagagagagaaaggcttccactagagccggcaccctttcagacttctagcctcctaaactgtgagaaaataaatttgtttgttaaagccacccactaaaAGTATTGATGTTACAGCAGCAATGGATAATGAAGATACCACCCAAGGGTGGTGCAGTTTCATCAGCCACCTTTGTATTGAGCAAAGGGCAACATCTCCTGGCTTCTTGTTGGCCCAAGATCTCAGAAAGTTGCTGGGATCTGTCCTATCATGTGCTGGGAGACCAAATGCAGGGGATGCACACTTTTTACTCTTTACCATCTGTTACGAATTGAGTAGTGTCCCCCCCCCaccaaatgtgtgtcaacttagctagtccATGattgtattgtgtgattgtccaatactttgtcaactgatgtgattttcctatgtgttgtaaatcctgtgtctatgatgttaatgagatgagattagtggcagttatgttaataaggcaagactcaatctacaagattagactgttttaagccaatctcttttgagatataaaagaaagaaagaaacagagagacatgggacctcatgccatgaagaaacaagagctaggagaatagcccatcctttggacccagggtccctgggctgagaatctcttcaaccaggggaagattgatgacaaggacatttcctccagagccaagagagagagaaagcctttccctggaactgaagccctgaatttggacttgtagcttaccagactgtgagacaataaattcctctGTATtagagccatccacctgtggtatttcagttatagcagcattaggtgactaaggtaccttcccctggagctggtgccctacatttgaacttctagcctactagactgtaagagaataaatttctctttgttaaagccatccacttttgctatttcttttatagcagcaccacataactaagacaatctccctctcctttttttttttcccaagtaaAAAGAGGTGGGGAGAGATGAGAACCAGTATAACATCTTTTAAAGAAGACACTGATTGgtctgtatactttttttttttttaatatatttttattgtgttttaagtggaagtatacaaatcaagtcagtctctcatacaaaaccttatacacaccttgctatacactcctagttgctctctccctaattagacaattatcccttctttccacattgtatttccatgtccattcagccagcttttgtcccccttggtcttcacatctcccctccagact includes:
- the TMEM169 gene encoding transmembrane protein 169; this encodes MEELAPAEGESQLPSPHQGSLRKAVAAALALNGESTMSRRKKKKKESRPESIIIYRSDNEKMEEEPEELEGRERPKEEEGDDFLDYPVDDGMWNMPLDSRYVTLTGTITRGKKKGQMVDIHVTLTEKELQELTKPKELSRETRSEGRKVCQVGADRGPHVVLWTLVCLPVVFVLSFVVSFYYGTITWYNIFLVYNEERTFWHKISYCPCLILFYPVLIMAMASSLGLYAAVVQLSWSWGAWWQAARDMEKGFCGWLCSKLGLEDCSPYSIVELLESDNISGNLSNKDPAQEVETSTV